One genomic segment of Acanthochromis polyacanthus isolate Apoly-LR-REF ecotype Palm Island chromosome 9, KAUST_Apoly_ChrSc, whole genome shotgun sequence includes these proteins:
- the LOC110954669 gene encoding integrin beta-1-like has protein sequence MDLRLLLLAALSAALSSSWAQQEGSICIKANAQSCGECIQVSETCGWCSDEKFLTVGQPKSARCDDVESLRKRKCDEKNIENPRGNIDINTNKPVTIRNSNTGKLKPEQITQIQPQKVTLTLRSGEAQTFDLKFRRAEDYPIDLYYLMDLSFSMKDDLENVKNLGTDLMREMQAITSDFRIGFGSFVEKTVMPYISTTPARLINPCTGNQNCTSPFSYKNVLKLTNKGDEFNRLVSQQQISGNLDSPEGGFDAIMQVAVCEEQIGWRNVTRLLVFSTDAGFHFAGDGKLGGIVLPNDGKCHLENNMYTMSHYYDYPSIAHLVQKLSDHNIQTIFAVTEEFQPVYKELKNLIPKSAVGTLSSNSSNVIKLIIDAYNSLSSEVILENGRLPEGVSITYKSICKNGVEGTGENGRKCSNISLGDEVTFKISVESQKCPSHDKPEVITIKPLGFTEEVEVVLKFICDCECAAFGEKNSKECSNGHGTLECGACKCNEGRIGGQCECSKDEVRTEDLDANCRKDNGTDICSNNGDCVCGTCECKKRENPAEIYSGQYCECDNFNCDRSNNKLCGGHGQCVCRKCVCDANYTGSACDCSMDNSTCLAKNGQICNGRGICECGICKCTNAKFQGPTCEICPTCPGVCTEHKDCVQCRAFKEGEKKDTCEQDCSYFKLITVNDRDKLPQPTDQSFPLTHCKERDANDCWFYYTYAIRNGTKEVYVVESLECPAGPDIIPIVAGVVAGIVLIGLALLLIWKLLMIIHDRREFAKFEKEKMNAKWDASENPIYKSAVTTVVNPKYEGK, from the exons ATGGATCTGCGGTTACTTTTACTAGCAGCATTATCAGCGGCCCTCAGTAGCAGCTGGGCACAGCAAG AGGGAAGCATATGCATCAAGGCAAACGCACAGTCATGTGGAGAATGCATCCAGGTCTCCGAGACATGTGGGTGGTGCTCAGATGAA AAATTCCTCACTGTAGGCCAGCCTAAGTCAGCCCGCTGCGATGACGTTGAGTCCCTGAGGAAGAGaaaatgtgatgagaaaaatATTGAGAACCCACGTGGAAACATCGACATCAACACCAATAAGCCGGTTACCATTCGCAACAGTAATACTGGGAAACTGAAGCCTGAACAAATCACCCAGATACAGCCTCAGAAAGTCACCCTGACACTCAGATCTG GTGAGGCACAGACTTTTGACCTGAAATTCAGGCGTGCTGAGGACTACCCCATTGACCTGTATTACCTTATGGACCTCTCTTTCTCCATGAAAGATGATTTGGAAAATGTCAAGAACCTTGGCACTGACCTCATGAGAGAAATGCAGGCAATCACCTCAGACTTTAGGattg GTTTTGGCTCCTTTGTCGAGAAAACGGTCATGCCTTACATCAGCACCACACCAGCCAGGCTCATCAACCCCTGCACAGGGAACCAGAACTGTACCAGCCCCTTCAGCTACAAGAACGTCCTGAAGCTGACGAACAAGGGAGACGAATTCAATCGCTTGGTCAGTCAGCAGCAGATCTCTGGAAACCTGGACTCTCCAGAGGGCGGTTTTGATGCCATCATGCAGGTGGCGGTTTGTGAG GAGCAAATCGGCTGGAGAAACGTGACTCGTCTGCTGGTGTTTTCCACCGATGCTGGTTTCCACTTCGCTGGAGACGGCAAACTGGGCGGCATCGTCCTGCCCAACGATGGGAAGTGCCATCTGGAGAACAACATGTACACCATGAGCCACTACTAT GACTACCCATCCATCGCTCACCTGGTCCAGAAATTGAGCGACCACAACATCCAGACCATCTTTGCTGTAACTGAGGAGTTCCAGCCAGTTTACAAG GAGTTAAAAAATCTGATTCCTAAATCAGCTGTTGGCACCCTGTCCTCCAACTCAAGCAATGTGATCAAACTCATTATTGATGCTTACAAT tCATTGTCATCTGAGGTCATTCTGGAAAATGGTAGACTGCCAGAGGGAGTTTCCATCACCTACAAGTCCATCTGCAAGAACGGTGTGGAGGGAACAGGGGAGAATGGCCGGAAATGCTCCAACATCTCCCTCGGAGACGAG GTGACTTTCAAGATTTCCGTCGAATCCCAGAAGTGTCCGTCGCACGACAAGCCTGAGGTCATCACAATCAAACCGCTGGGCTTCactgaggaggtggaggtggttcTGAAATTCATCTGCGACTGCGAGTGCGCCGCATTTGGGGAGAAGAACAGCAAGGAGTGCAGCAACGGCCACGGGACCCTCGAGTGTGGAGCCTGCAA GTGTAATGAAGGACGCATCGGTGGACAGTGTGAGTGCAGCAAAGACGAAGTCCGAACTGAGGACCTGGATGCCAACTGCCGAAAAGACAACGGCACTGATATCTGTAGCAACAACGGCGACTGTGTCTGCGGTACCTGTGAGTGCAAGAAGCGGGAGAATCCTGCCGAGATTTACAGTGGACAGTACTGCGAGTGCGACAACTTCAACTGTGACCGCTCCAACAACAAGCTCTGCGGAG GACACGGACAGTGCGTAtgcaggaagtgtgtgtgtgatgccaACTACACCGGCAGCGCCTGCGACTGTTCCATGGACAACTCCACCTGCCTCGCCAAGAACGGCCAGATCTGTAACGGCCGAGGTATTTGTGAATGTGGAATCTGCAAATGCACCAATGCCAAATTCCAAGGTCCAACCTGCGAGATCTGTCCCACCTGCCCCGGTGTCTGCACTGAACACAA agacTGCGTGCAGTGCAGAGCGTTCAAGGAGGGCGAGAAGAAGGACACGTGTGAGCAGGACTGCAGCTACTTCAAACTGATCACGGTGAACGATCGCGACAAGCTGCCTCAGCCCACAGACCAGAGCTTCCCACTGACCCACTGCAAGGAGAGAGACGCCAATGACTGCTGGTTCTACTACACCTACGCCATCAGGAATGGAACCAAGGAGGTCTACGTGGTGGAGTCACTGG agtgCCCGGCAGGACCCGACATTATCCCCATCGTGGCAGGTGTGGTCGCGGGCATCGTCCTGATCGGCCTCGCTTTGCTCCTCATCTGGAAGCTGCTCATGATCATCCACGACCGCCGAGAGTTCGCCAAGTTCGAGAAAGAGAAGATGAACGCCAAGTGGGACGCG AGTGAGAACCCGATCTACAAAAGTGCCGTAACAACCGTCGTCAATCCAAAGTACGAGGGCAAATGA